One window of Phycisphaeraceae bacterium genomic DNA carries:
- a CDS encoding DUF1579 family protein, protein MDLKQLCRVSVALTLIGAGSSVALAQNVDPAKDAKVKANEAASQAKKVAQDAEKSAQAAMEKAKGGEPPEMSAEEAEMMALWSAAKTPGPHHKHMEVMAGEWEGVSRMWMVPGMPPEESPVRTTARMEFDGLFLISHHKGEMMGTPFRGMGTMGYNNTTKEYEGAWMDNMGSMTMWMTGTCSDDGKVFKLVSTFVDFMTGEKTTMKMDTTVIDNDNYKWEMYGPGPDGVEYKMMEIVYKRKK, encoded by the coding sequence ATGGATCTCAAGCAGCTTTGTCGTGTCTCGGTCGCGCTCACGCTGATCGGCGCGGGTTCGTCAGTCGCACTCGCTCAGAACGTGGACCCGGCAAAGGACGCCAAGGTCAAGGCCAACGAAGCCGCGTCACAGGCGAAGAAGGTGGCCCAGGACGCCGAGAAGTCAGCGCAGGCGGCGATGGAGAAGGCGAAGGGTGGTGAGCCGCCCGAGATGTCCGCCGAAGAGGCGGAGATGATGGCCTTGTGGTCCGCTGCGAAGACGCCTGGTCCGCACCACAAGCACATGGAAGTGATGGCTGGGGAGTGGGAGGGCGTGAGCCGCATGTGGATGGTGCCAGGCATGCCTCCCGAGGAGTCTCCGGTCCGCACCACGGCCCGCATGGAGTTCGACGGGCTCTTCCTCATCTCGCACCACAAGGGCGAGATGATGGGCACGCCCTTCCGCGGCATGGGGACTATGGGGTACAACAACACGACCAAGGAGTATGAGGGTGCCTGGATGGACAACATGGGCAGCATGACCATGTGGATGACGGGCACCTGCTCGGACGACGGCAAGGTGTTCAAGCTTGTCTCGACCTTCGTGGACTTCATGACGGGCGAGAAGACGACCATGAAGATGGACACCACCGTCATCGACAACGACAACTACAAGTGGGAGATGTACGGCCCTGGACCCGACGGGGTTGAGTACAAGATGATGGAGATCGTGTACAAGCGGAAGAAGTGA
- a CDS encoding sulfotransferase domain-containing protein, with protein sequence MQEVVWLASYPRSGNTWLRFLLYRYLHGPIESTARINEVIPGLHGRGRLDRSRPGRTLVKTHFAYAHGHPLSDRAKAVIHIRRHPKDVLLSGLNYHSLTGNSVPAMKYANAFIALKGDPVWRQMGFGTWESHIESWLDNPALRGIARHWTTYERLKADTPGEMRAILAFLGETIDEDRLVATVADCTLERLREVEDEEKSKGAPSLFPGSEAARSAGKRFINSGRTGQSLAHIDPGLDAQFDAAFAPILARRGYADPPSSESGPRT encoded by the coding sequence ATGCAGGAAGTGGTCTGGCTCGCGTCGTATCCGAGGTCGGGGAACACGTGGCTGCGGTTCCTCTTGTACCGGTATCTTCACGGACCCATCGAATCGACGGCACGGATCAATGAGGTGATTCCCGGTCTGCACGGGCGCGGTCGGCTCGATCGGTCGCGCCCGGGACGCACGCTCGTCAAGACCCACTTCGCGTACGCGCACGGGCATCCGCTCTCCGACAGGGCGAAGGCCGTGATCCACATCCGCCGCCATCCGAAGGACGTGCTTCTTTCCGGCCTGAACTATCACTCCCTGACGGGCAACAGCGTGCCTGCGATGAAGTACGCGAACGCGTTCATCGCGCTCAAGGGCGACCCTGTCTGGAGGCAGATGGGGTTCGGCACGTGGGAATCACACATCGAATCGTGGCTCGACAATCCCGCGCTGCGGGGGATCGCCCGTCACTGGACCACCTACGAGCGGCTGAAGGCCGACACGCCGGGCGAGATGCGAGCCATTCTGGCGTTTCTCGGAGAGACGATCGACGAGGATCGCCTGGTCGCGACGGTCGCCGACTGCACGCTGGAGCGGCTTCGTGAGGTCGAGGATGAGGAGAAGTCCAAGGGTGCGCCGAGTCTGTTCCCGGGGTCCGAAGCGGCACGATCCGCCGGCAAGCGATTCATCAACAGCGGGCGCACGGGACAGAGTCTTGCGCACATCGATCCCGGGCTGGATGCGCAGTTCGATGCCGCGTTTGCACCGATCCTGGCTCGGCGCGGGTACGCGGATCCCCCTTCGTCGGAGTCAGGTCCGAGAACGTGA